A genomic region of Rhipicephalus sanguineus isolate Rsan-2018 chromosome 3, BIME_Rsan_1.4, whole genome shotgun sequence contains the following coding sequences:
- the LOC119387188 gene encoding UDP-glucuronic acid decarboxylase 1 — protein sequence MMRRQPGNVPARHQLKLKMTAMYVMACILVLALVALSYRQLGSSAKASSVPSLPVPNAEFNSGHHPPVSVTAKQLPLSKTADEGGADEKDKLIAMMEKKLRDLEARIQKLEKNAPKTFPTVQQLDYREKKRILVAGGAGFVGSHLVDYLMQQGHQVTVVDNFFTGSKRNIEHWIGHHNFELIHHDIVSPLFIEVDYIYNLASPASPPHYMMNPVKTIKTNTLGTINMLGLARRVGARLLITSTSEVYGDPAVHPQNEDYWGHVNPVGPRSCYDEGKRVAESLCYAYAKQENVDVRVARVFNTYGPRMHLNDGRVVSNFILQALQDKPLTIHGSGKQTRSFQYVSDLIDGLVALMHANYSRPINLGNPEEHTIEEFAQIVKNLVGGSSKIEYVSTVIDDPQRRKPDITRAKKYLNWEPKVPLLDGLRKTVAYFKEELTKNSKTYNPQLSQSPQS from the exons ATGATGCGTCGACAGCCAGGGAACGTTCCTGCGAGACACCAGTTAAAGCTCAAGATGACAGCTATGTACGTGATGGCGTGCATTCTCGTACTAGCTCTCG TTGCGCTCAGCTACCGACAGTTGGGGAGCTCGGCAAAGGCTTCATCTGTCCCATCGTTGCCGGTACCAAACGCGGAGTTCAACTCCGGCCACCATCCGCCTGTTTC TGTTACTGCCAAGCAGCTCCCTTTGTCGAAGACAGCTGATGAAGGAGGAGCGGACGAGAAAGACAAACTGATTGCCATGATGGAGAAGAAGCTGCGTGACTTGGAAGCCCGCATCCAAAAACTTGAAAAGAATGCACCAAAGACGTTCCCTACTGTGCAGCAGCTAGACTACAGAGAGAAGAAGCGAATCCTG GTTGCTGGTGGTGCTGGATTTGTGGGGAGCCACCTTGTCGACTATCTTATGCAACAGGGCCACCAAGTCACTGTGGTGGATAATTTTTTCACTGGCAGCAAACGCAACATTGAGCACTGGATTGGCCATCATAATTTTGAGCTCATTCATCATGACATCGTCAGCCCTTTGTTCATTGAAG TTGACTACATCTACAACTTAGCATCACCCGCATCTCCCCCCCACTACATGATGAATCCCGTGAAGACAATCAAGACAAACACATTGGGCACCATCAACATGCTAG GACTGGCAAGACGTGTTGGTGCTCGTCTTTTGATAACATCAACTTCAGAGGTCTATGGGGACCCAGCTGTGCATCCTCAGAATGAGGACTACTGGGGCCATGTCAATCCTGTGGGGCCTCGATCGTGCTATGATGAGGGCAAGCGAGTTGCCGAATCCCTCTGCTATGCTTATGCCAAACAG gAGAATGTCGACGTGCGTGTGGCTCGTGTATTCAACACATATGGGCCACGCATGCACCTCAATGATGGCAGGGTGGTCAGCAACTTCATTCTACAAGCGTTGCAAGATAAACCATTGACT ATACATGGGTCTGGCAAGCAGACCAGATCGTTTCAATATGTCAGCGACCTCATAGATGGCTTGGTCGCCCTGATGCATGCAAACTACTCAAGACCTATAAATCTTGGAAACCCTGAGGAGCATACCATCGAGGAATTTGCTCAGATTGTAAAGAACCTTGTTG GGGGATCCAGCAAAATAGAATACGTCAGCACCGTCATTGATGATCCTCAGAGGAGAAAACCTGACATTACACGTGCCAAGAAATACCTCAACTGGGAACCAAAA GTGCCACTGTTAGATGGTTTAAGGAAAACTGTGGCTTACTTCAAGGAGGAATTGACGAAGAATAGCAAGACCTACAACCCACAACTAAGTCAAAGCCCACAGAGCTAA